The Pristiophorus japonicus isolate sPriJap1 chromosome 3, sPriJap1.hap1, whole genome shotgun sequence genome has a segment encoding these proteins:
- the LOC139260431 gene encoding interferon-induced protein with tetratricopeptide repeats 5-like yields MSNTQKDLLKVKLDWLQCHFTWGPQKENIDLDNMKSRLQDSIQAGVKYQARSYNHLAFVNCLQGNCEEAIQNLKEAEKILRENHEHEFERRSIITYGNYAWVYYHMGQLTEAQSYLDKLEMICKQFTDGSWYTALIPEVYGEKGWSLLTSAAQYYEEAKECFEKALEEDPDDTEWNVGYATALFRLEGFSRTPESGDRSQSVKQLRRVLELDPDDSVAMVLLALKLQEFNQKEEALKLVEQALQKSPDLPYVTRYAAKFYRAKGDVEKAVELLKKAFEITPNSTFLHHQIGQCYKKKLYRLIKYPGSKDPRNPAFQQKADLINKCKYHFEKAFEPRPLTSIKAQLDFAKICSLNKEFFETEAIYSNLLKLENIRQENKQQICLAVGLFELHQKRSESNAVTHFLEGVKVKYDSIEWRRCHENLEKIADRRLCINSRDSKALGVLGLLHQLDGKNCKAIECFEKALEFDCHNEEYLSALAELRLSIQTTLSFPAKTKHIFERCINTL; encoded by the exons ATGAG CAACACACAGAAGGATTTGTTGAAAGTGAAGCTCGATTGGCTTCAATGTCACTTCACATGGGGCCCACAGAAGGAAAACATTGACTTGGACAACATGAAGTCTAGATTGCAAGATTCAATACAGGCTGGTGTGAAATATCAGGCCAGGTCTTACAACCACCTCGCTTTTGTAAACTGTCTGCAAGGCAACTGTGAAGAGGCAATTCAAAACTTAAAGGAAGctgaaaagattctgagggagaaccatgaacatgaatttgaaagaagaagcatcatcacctatggaaactatgcctgggtatattatcacatgggccaactgacagaggcccagtcctacctcgacaagctggagatgatctgtaaacaatttactgatggctcttggtatacagcactgatacctgaagtatacggggagaagggttggtcactgttgacttctgctgctcaatactatgaagaggcaaaggaatgttttgagaaggctctggaggaagatcctgatgacactgaatggaacgttggctatgcgactgctctgttccgtctggaagggttttctcgtaccccagagagtggtgaccgcagCCAATCAGTGAAGCAGTTGCGACGTGTGCTGGAACTTGATCCAGATGACTCTGTAGCCATGGTGCTGTTGGCTCTAAAACTACAAGAGTTCAATCAAAAGGAGGAAGCACTGAAATTAGTTGAACAAGCATTGCAGAAGTCCCCTGATCTTCCATATGTAACTCGTTATGCAGCAAAATTTTACAGAGCAAAAGGAGATGTGGAAAAAGCTGTGGAGCTGTTGAAGAAAGCATTCGAAATTACCCCAAACTCTACCTTTTTACACCACCAAATAGGTCAGTGTTACAAAAAAAAACTATATCGACTGATCAAATATCCAGGCAGCAAAGACCCTCGCAATCCTGCTTTTCAACAGAAAGCTGACTTAATCAATAAATGCAAgtaccattttgaaaaggcatttgagCCCCGCCCATTAACATCTATTAAGGCACAACTGGATTTTGCAAAAATCTGTTCATTAAATAAAGAATTTTTCGAAACAGAGGCGATCTACAGCAATCTACTGAAATTAGAAAATATTCGCCAAGAAAATAAGCAGCAAATATGTTTAGCGGTCGGATTATTTGAACTGCACCAGAAAAGATCTGAATCAAATGCCGTCACCCATTTTCTGGAAGGAGTGAAAGTCAAATATGACTCAATAGAATGGAGAAGGTGTCACGAAAACTTGGAGAAGATAGCAGACAGGCGACTTTGTATAAATTCAAGAGACAGCAAAGCCCTTGGTGTTCTTGGGTTACTGCACCAGCTGGATGGGAAGAATTGTAAAGCTATTGAATGCTTTGAAAAGGCCCTGGAGTTTGATTGTCACAATGAAGAATATCTAAGTGCTCTCGCTGAATTACGCCTTTCTATCCAGACAACTCTCTCGTTCCCAGCTAAAACTAAACATATTTTTGAAAGATGCATTAATACTCTCTGA